Proteins from one Monodelphis domestica isolate mMonDom1 chromosome 6, mMonDom1.pri, whole genome shotgun sequence genomic window:
- the PPP1R14B gene encoding protein phosphatase 1 regulatory subunit 14B — protein sequence MADSGPAGGAAVAAPGGAGPGPRVYFQSPPGAAGEGPAGAEDEGPVRRQGKVTVKYDRKELRKRLNLEEWILEQLTGLYDCQEEEIPELEIDVDELLDMESDSTRAARVKELLVDCYKPTEAFISDLLDKIRGMQKLSTPQKK from the exons ATGGCGGACAGCGGCCCGGCGGGCGGCGCGGCGGTGGCGGCCCCCGGGGGGGCCGGCCCGGGCCCCCGCGTCTACTTCCAGAGTCCCCCAGGCGCGGCGGGCGAGGGCCCGGCCGGGGCGGAGGACGAGGGCCCCGTGCGCCGTCAGGGCAAGGTCACGGTCAAGTATGACCGCAAGGAGCTGCGGAAACGGCTCAACCTGGAGGAGTGGATTCTGGAACAGCTCACCGGCCTCTACGACTGCCAG GAAGAAGAAATCCCGGAGCTGGAGATCGACGTGGATGAGCTCTTGGACATGGAGAGCGACAGCACCCGGGCCGCCCGCGTCAAG GAGCTGTTGGTTGACTGTTACAAACCCACCGAG GCCTTCATCTCTGACCTGCTGGACAAGATCCGAGGGATGCAGAAGCTGAGCACCCCCCAGAAGAAGTGA
- the FKBP2 gene encoding peptidyl-prolyl cis-trans isomerase FKBP2 isoform X2, with amino-acid sequence MSGIAGRACSGQLRGRTPGCCVFPSAPPPAAGLPGQAPFAMDRVMQLSWLLVFLSLCLGVLPTRAGEGKRKLQIGVKKRVEHCPLKSRKGDVLHIHYSGRLEDGTEFDSSLQHDQPFVFSLGTGQVIKGWDQGLLGMCEGEKRKLVIPSELGYGDRGAPPKIPGRATLVFEVELLKIERRPEL; translated from the exons ATGAGTGGGATAGCAGGGCGGGCTTGCAGTGGACAGCTTCGGGGCAGGACCCCCGGCTGCTGTGTCTTCCCCTCGGCCCCTCCCCCCGCTGCTGGGCTCCCAGGTCAAGCCCCCTTTGCCATGGACAG ggtcatgcagctaagcTGGCTTCTGGTCTTCCTGTCCCTCTGCCTGGGTGTCCTGCCCACCAGGGCAGGGGAGGGGAAGCGAAAGCTCCAGATTGGAGTCAAAAAACGGGTGGAGCACTGCCCGCTCAAGTCCCGCAAGGGTGACGTGCTTCACATCCATTACTCG GGGAGGCTGGAAGATGGCACCGAGTTTGACAGCAGCCTCCAGCATGACCAGCCCTTTGTGTTCTCCTTGGGGACGGGCCAGGTCATCAAGGGCTGGGACCAGGGGCTCCTCGG GATGTGTGAGGGGGAGAAGCGGAAGCTGGTGATCCCGTCCGAACTGG GATATGGAGATCGAGGAGCTCCCCCGAAGATTCCAG gtAGAGCCACGCTGGTGTTTGAGGTGGAGCTGCTGAAGATCGAACGCAGACCAGAACTCTAG
- the FKBP2 gene encoding peptidyl-prolyl cis-trans isomerase FKBP2 isoform X3: MQLSWLLVFLSLCLGVLPTRAGEGKRKLQIGVKKRVEHCPLKSRKGDVLHIHYSGRLEDGTEFDSSLQHDQPFVFSLGTGQVIKGWDQGLLGMCEGEKRKLVIPSELGYGDRGAPPKIPGRATLVFEVELLKIERRPEL, translated from the exons atgcagctaagcTGGCTTCTGGTCTTCCTGTCCCTCTGCCTGGGTGTCCTGCCCACCAGGGCAGGGGAGGGGAAGCGAAAGCTCCAGATTGGAGTCAAAAAACGGGTGGAGCACTGCCCGCTCAAGTCCCGCAAGGGTGACGTGCTTCACATCCATTACTCG GGGAGGCTGGAAGATGGCACCGAGTTTGACAGCAGCCTCCAGCATGACCAGCCCTTTGTGTTCTCCTTGGGGACGGGCCAGGTCATCAAGGGCTGGGACCAGGGGCTCCTCGG GATGTGTGAGGGGGAGAAGCGGAAGCTGGTGATCCCGTCCGAACTGG GATATGGAGATCGAGGAGCTCCCCCGAAGATTCCAG gtAGAGCCACGCTGGTGTTTGAGGTGGAGCTGCTGAAGATCGAACGCAGACCAGAACTCTAG
- the FKBP2 gene encoding peptidyl-prolyl cis-trans isomerase FKBP2 isoform X1: MQLSWLLVFLSLCLGVLPTRAGEGKRKLQIGVKKRVEHCPLKSRKGDVLHIHYSGRLEDGTEFDSSLQHDQPFVFSLGTGQVIKGWDQGLLGMCEGEKRKLVIPSELGKRAAKALGWEDCAGPEALSSGHQPRCHPACPQGPWERPASGLCPSVPRVVRWAPAAPSLWAAPICCPPGLEEPRKASG; this comes from the exons atgcagctaagcTGGCTTCTGGTCTTCCTGTCCCTCTGCCTGGGTGTCCTGCCCACCAGGGCAGGGGAGGGGAAGCGAAAGCTCCAGATTGGAGTCAAAAAACGGGTGGAGCACTGCCCGCTCAAGTCCCGCAAGGGTGACGTGCTTCACATCCATTACTCG GGGAGGCTGGAAGATGGCACCGAGTTTGACAGCAGCCTCCAGCATGACCAGCCCTTTGTGTTCTCCTTGGGGACGGGCCAGGTCATCAAGGGCTGGGACCAGGGGCTCCTCGG GATGTGTGAGGGGGAGAAGCGGAAGCTGGTGATCCCGTCCGAACTGGGTAAGAGAGCAGCCAAGGCCTTGGGGTGGGAGGACTGCGCTGGGCCCGAGGCCCTGTCCAGCGGCCACCAGCCGAGGTGCCATCCTGCCTGCCCACAAGGCCCATGGGAAAGGCCCGCCTCTGGCCTCTGCCCCTCCGTTCCCAGGGTTGTCCGGTGGGCACCGGCAGCTCCGAGTCTCTGGGCTGCCCCCATCTGCTGTCCTCCtggcttggaggagccccgcaaaGCCTCAGGCTGA
- the LOC100028411 gene encoding translation initiation factor IF-2 isoform X1, with product MPLLHLVSQLCQLCPRCPPCARLLSSTFCLRAGQSNYYELLGIRPDASMQEVKRAFFAKSKELHPDRDPKNPALHHRFVELNEAYRVLSKACSRRAYDSQLRPRQPPPAASASASSSWSSADSRYWAQFHKVHPDDSRSARQRQQKQNHRVLGYCLLLMLGGMVLHYLAFRKLEQIHRRFMDEKDRVILALYNESRTRARSLPLPPVGGPRRRRPDRGRAWGRREVRCRESRPLGSAGSGAKIPRENGVFPRPRPGPPPAPGSPQPFSPLPRAGPTAPGSSRRDCRSPRAPRRLPGSDRRLPRAPPAVCNKILVTGCLAPPSCLLAGRCPSVPGALRPPPSSHVGASPRGQQPAGCPPRPAPPPRPGGEGGSAWLGHMSHPGSAPRSPGSPCPRRRLLLLLLLLLVGPRAAACIPRPRHGAPRAPAPASGLGRCGSPAGTMSPLLLAALLLLLPPLPPGAPAQTASSPAEGSPQRDKAVPWLDVFSRASCQPREVLVPLSGEFPGEVAQRLVPSCVSLQRCGGCCPDEALECVPTGQRHIRMQILMIRHLSSHLGEMSLVEHSHCECRPKKAPSLQPASPTPKCPRCVQRRQRPDPRTCACRCRRRSLLRCQGRGLEFNPDTCRCKKLRR from the exons ATGCCCCTTCTGCACCTGGTATCTCAGCTCTGCCAGCTGTGCCCCCGATGCCCTCCTTGTGCCAGGCTCCTCAGCTCCACTTTCTGTCTGAG ggcagggcagagtAACTATTATGAGCTTCTGGGGATCCGGCCAGATGCCAGCATGCAAGAAGTCAAACGGGCTTTCTTTGCCAAGTCCAAAGAG CTGCACCCCGACCGCGACCCCAAGAACCCAGCCCTCCACCACCGATTCGTGGAGCTGAACGAAGCCTACCGGGTGCTGAGCAAGGCCTGCAGCCGGCGGGCCTACGACAGCCAGCTGCGCCCCCGCCAGCCGCCCCCCGCGGCCTCCGCCTCGGCCTCCAG CTCCTGGTCCTCGGCCGACTCCCGCTACTGGGCCCAGTTCCACAAGGTCCACCCCGACGACTCCCGCAGCGCCCGCCAGAGGCAGCAGAAGCAAAACCACCGCGTGCTGGGCTACTGCCTCCTGCTGATGCTGGGGGGGATGGTGCTGCACTACCTGGCCTTCAG aaAGCTGGAGCAGATCCACCGGCGCTTCATGGACGAGAAGGACCGCGTCATCCTGGCCCTGTACAACGAGAGCAGGACCAGGGCCAGGTCTCTGCCCCTCCCCCCGGTGGGAGGGCCCCGGAGGAGGCGGCCGGATCGGGGGCGggcttgggggaggagggaggtcaGGTGCCGGGAAAGCAGGCCACTGGGCAGCGCGGGGAGCGGAGCGAAGATTCCCAGGGAGAACGGGGTGTTCCCGCGGCCAAGGCCGGGCCCTCCCCCTGCTCCCGGGTCACCGCAGccgttctcccccctcccccgcgCAGGGCCAACAGCGCCAGGCTCCAGCAGGAGAGACTGCAGAAGCCCCCGAGCCCCCCGCCGTCTCCCGGGAAGTGACCGGCGGCTGCCGAGGGCTCCCCCGGCCGTGTGCAATAAAATCCTTGTCACTGGGTGTCTGGCTCCTCCCTCGTGCCTTCTCGCGGGCCGCTGCCCCTCCGTGCCCGGTGCCCTCcggccccctccctcctcccacgtGGGCGCCAGCCCCAGGGGGCAGCAGCCCGCCGGCTGCCCGCCCCGGCCCGCCCCTCCCCCTCGgcccgggggggagggggggagcgcGTGGCTGGGTCACATGAGCCACCCGGGCTCGGCCCCCCGCAGCCCGGGCAGCCCGTGTccccgccgccgcctcctcctcctcctcctcctcctcctcgtcggGCCCCGCGCCGCCGCCTGCATCCCGCGGCCCCGCCATGGGGCTCCCCGCGCGCCTGCCCCCGCCTCCGGGCTAGGACGATGCGGGAGTCCCGCGGGCACCATGAGCCCTCTCCTGCTAGCcgccctgctgctgctgctgccgccgctgccCCCTGGAGCCCCCGCGCAG ACTGCCAGCTCTCCGGCGGAGGGCTCCCCCCAGCGAGACAAAG CCGTTCCCTGGCTCGACGTGTTCAGCCGAGCCTCCTGCCAGCCCCGGGAGGTGCTGGTGCCCTTGAGCGGCGAGTTCCCCGGGGAGGTGGCCCAGCGGCTGGTGCCCAGCTGCGTGAGCCTGCAGCGCTGCGGAGGCTGCTGCCCCGATGAGGCCCTGGAGTGTGTGCCTACGGGCCAGCGCCACATCCGGATGCAG ATTCTGATGATCAGACACCTGAGCAGTCACCTGGGGGAGATGTCCCTTGTGGAGCACAGCCACTGTGAATGCAG ACCAAAAAAGGCCCCTTCGCTGCAGCCAGCCAG CCCCACGCCCAAGTGTCCCAGGTGTGTCCAGAGAAGGCAGCGCCCTGACCCTCGGACCTGCGCCTGTCGCTGCCGACGCCGAAGCTTACTGCGTTGCCAAGGTCGGGGCCTGGAATTCAACCCGGACACCTGCAG GTGCAAGAAGCTTCGAAGGTGA
- the LOC100028411 gene encoding uncharacterized protein LOC100028411 isoform X2, translating to MGAAEDGWGSQVNRFLGWVGGAKGNADQLQTPGEGGGVSWAREGNGGTGFRPRSSRPEMPLLHLVSQLCQLCPRCPPCARLLSSTFCLRAGQSNYYELLGIRPDASMQEVKRAFFAKSKELHPDRDPKNPALHHRFVELNEAYRVLSKACSRRAYDSQLRPRQPPPAASASASSSWSSADSRYWAQFHKVHPDDSRSARQRQQKQNHRVLGYCLLLMLGGMVLHYLAFRKLEQIHRRFMDEKDRVILALYNESRTRARSLPLPPVGGPRRRRPDRGRAWGRREVRCRESRPLGSAGSGAKIPRENGVFPRPRPGPPPAPGSPQPFSPLPRAGPTAPGSSRRDCRSPRAPRRLPGSDRRLPRAPPAVCNKILVTGCLAPPSCLLAGRCPSVPGALRPPPSSHVGASPRGQQPAGCPPRPAPPPRPGGEGGSAWLGHMSHPGSAPRSPGSPCPRRRLLLLLLLLLVGPRAAACIPRPRHGAPRAPAPASGLGRCGSPAGTMSPLLLAALLLLLPPLPPGAPAQ from the exons ATGGGAGCAGCCGAGGACGGATGGGGGAGCCAAGTCAACCGTTTTCTGGGCTGGGTAGGCGGGGCTAAGGGCAACGCAGACCAATTGCAAACTCCAGGGGAGGGTGGAGGCGTGTCTTGGGCGAGAGAAGGCAATGGCGGCACGGGCTTCAGGCCCCGGAGTTCCC GCCCAGAAATGCCCCTTCTGCACCTGGTATCTCAGCTCTGCCAGCTGTGCCCCCGATGCCCTCCTTGTGCCAGGCTCCTCAGCTCCACTTTCTGTCTGAG ggcagggcagagtAACTATTATGAGCTTCTGGGGATCCGGCCAGATGCCAGCATGCAAGAAGTCAAACGGGCTTTCTTTGCCAAGTCCAAAGAG CTGCACCCCGACCGCGACCCCAAGAACCCAGCCCTCCACCACCGATTCGTGGAGCTGAACGAAGCCTACCGGGTGCTGAGCAAGGCCTGCAGCCGGCGGGCCTACGACAGCCAGCTGCGCCCCCGCCAGCCGCCCCCCGCGGCCTCCGCCTCGGCCTCCAG CTCCTGGTCCTCGGCCGACTCCCGCTACTGGGCCCAGTTCCACAAGGTCCACCCCGACGACTCCCGCAGCGCCCGCCAGAGGCAGCAGAAGCAAAACCACCGCGTGCTGGGCTACTGCCTCCTGCTGATGCTGGGGGGGATGGTGCTGCACTACCTGGCCTTCAG aaAGCTGGAGCAGATCCACCGGCGCTTCATGGACGAGAAGGACCGCGTCATCCTGGCCCTGTACAACGAGAGCAGGACCAGGGCCAGGTCTCTGCCCCTCCCCCCGGTGGGAGGGCCCCGGAGGAGGCGGCCGGATCGGGGGCGggcttgggggaggagggaggtcaGGTGCCGGGAAAGCAGGCCACTGGGCAGCGCGGGGAGCGGAGCGAAGATTCCCAGGGAGAACGGGGTGTTCCCGCGGCCAAGGCCGGGCCCTCCCCCTGCTCCCGGGTCACCGCAGccgttctcccccctcccccgcgCAGGGCCAACAGCGCCAGGCTCCAGCAGGAGAGACTGCAGAAGCCCCCGAGCCCCCCGCCGTCTCCCGGGAAGTGACCGGCGGCTGCCGAGGGCTCCCCCGGCCGTGTGCAATAAAATCCTTGTCACTGGGTGTCTGGCTCCTCCCTCGTGCCTTCTCGCGGGCCGCTGCCCCTCCGTGCCCGGTGCCCTCcggccccctccctcctcccacgtGGGCGCCAGCCCCAGGGGGCAGCAGCCCGCCGGCTGCCCGCCCCGGCCCGCCCCTCCCCCTCGgcccgggggggagggggggagcgcGTGGCTGGGTCACATGAGCCACCCGGGCTCGGCCCCCCGCAGCCCGGGCAGCCCGTGTccccgccgccgcctcctcctcctcctcctcctcctcctcgtcggGCCCCGCGCCGCCGCCTGCATCCCGCGGCCCCGCCATGGGGCTCCCCGCGCGCCTGCCCCCGCCTCCGGGCTAGGACGATGCGGGAGTCCCGCGGGCACCATGAGCCCTCTCCTGCTAGCcgccctgctgctgctgctgccgccgctgccCCCTGGAGCCCCCGCGCAG TGA
- the TRPT1 gene encoding tRNA 2'-phosphotransferase 1 isoform X2 — translation MRSSFPGGSRRSSGFSTVGVRINIRTRGLWLQFWQLNPSGARTGSRGAPGMNPPAGQTPQPAGPRGRRTRGPPGQERDVRLSKALSYALRHGAVKMGLPMGSDGFVPLDALLQLPQFRGFSEEDVCRVVETNEKQRFALRPGAPGACACIRANQGHSLQLADLELTPLRTPQDLPPVLVHGTYRRHWPSIRQQGLSRRGRTHIHLSPGLPGEPHVLSGMRQNCEVAVFIDGPSALAEGILFFRSANGVILTPGDARGFLPPKYFKEALQLGSPRRPLSLVEEETEGQSGPQGASANNRGKSIRSVQP, via the exons ATGAGGAGTTCCTTTCCTGG AGGATCAAGGAGGTCAAGCGGCTTCTCCACTGTCGGTGTCAGGATCAACATTCGAACTCGGGGCCTCTGGCTTCAGTTCTGGCAGCTAAATCCATCCGGTGCTCGGACAG GTTCTCGGGGAGCGCCGGGCATGAACCCCCCTGCGGGCCAGACCCCCCAGCCAGCAGGGCCCCGGGGGAGAAGGACCCGGGGACCCCCAGGACAG GAGCGGGACGTGCGGCTGTCCAAGGCTCTGTCCTATGCCCTGCGCCACGGGGCCGTGAAGATGGGGCTGCCCATGGGCTCAG ATGGCTTCGTGCCCCTGGATGCCCTCCTCCAGCTGCCCCAGTTCCGAGGCTTCTCCGAGGAGGACGTGTGCCGTGTGGTGGAAACCAATGAGAAGCAGCGCTTTGCCCTGCGCCCCGGGGCCCCCGGGGCCTGTGCCTGCATTCGGGCCAACCAGGGCCACTCGCTGCAG CTGGCCGACCTGGAGCTGACACCCCTGAGGACCCCCCAAGACCTGCCCCCCGTCCTGGTCCATGGGACGTACCGGCGCCACTGGCCCTCCATCCGGCAGCAGGGTCTGTCCCGGCGAGGGAGGACGCACATCCACCTGTCCCCTGGCCTGCCTGGGGAGCCCCACGTCCTGAGTG GGATGCGGCAGAACTGCGAGGTGGCCGTGTTCATCGACGGGCCCTCAGCCCTGGCCG AGGGAATCCTGTTCTTCCGCTCGGCCAATGGCGTGATCCTGACTCCGGGGGATGCCAGGGGTTTCTTGCCCCCCAAGTACTTCAAGGAGGCCCTGCAGCTGGGCTCCCCAA GGAGACCTCTTTCTCTGGTTGAAGAGGAGACGGAGGGTCAGAGTGGTCCCCAGGGTGCCTCAGCCAACAACAGAGGGAAGAGCATTCGGAGTGTCCAaccatga
- the NUDT22 gene encoding uridine diphosphate glucose pyrophosphatase NUDT22 isoform X2 encodes MDPEVSLLLQCPLGGLSEEQVRAELSPAYDRRPLPGGDDPITATWNARRQAQPWLFDAPKFRLHSASLGSPDPGGPCLKLLMGLTSYRDFLGTNWAGSAGRLRCQGKADWGDAQAYLADPLGVGAMLGTSDGCFVFLRRSLKVAEAPGLIDVPGGHPEPQALFPGESPRHEDLPEDLVVRELFSSILQEIRDEVNLPLSALSRPLLLGIARNETSAGRASAEFSVSCSLSSEQVRTLYRTGGLEAHESTDIIFMESRRVRRLQEEAEAWAELCPSAKGAILLHNLVQARTS; translated from the exons ATGGATCCCGAGGTCTCCCTGCTTCTCCAGTGCCCGCTGGGAGGACTTTCTGAGGAGCAGGTGCGGGCAGAGTTGAGCCCAGCTTATGACCGGCGTCCACTGCCTGGAGGGGACGACCCCATCACTGCCACCTGGAATGCCCGCAGGCAGGCCCAGCCCTGGCTCTTTGATGCTCCCAAGTTTCGACTGCATTCAGCATCCCTGGGGTCCCCTGACCCAGGGGGGCCCTGCCTGAAGTTGCTTATGGGGCTCACCTCTTACCGAGACTTCCTAGGCACCAACTGGGCTGGCTCAGCCGGCAGGTTGAGGTGCCAGGGGAAGGCTGACTGGGGGGATGCCCAGGCCTACTTGGCAGACCCACTGGGCGTGGGTGCCATGCTGGGCACATCGGATGGCTGTTTTGTCTTCCTACGCCGGTCTCTGAAGGTGGCTGAGGCCCCTGGGCTGATCGATGTGCCAGGGGGGCACCCTGAGCCTCAG GCTCTGTTTCCCGGGGAGAGCCCGCGGCACGAGGACCTGCCCGAGGACCTGGTTGTCCGGGAGTTGTTTTCCTCCATCCTGCAGGAGATCCGGGATGAG GTGAATCTGCCCTTGTCTGCTTTGAGCCGTCCCCTCCTTCTGGGCATCGCCCGAAACGAGACCAGCGCGGGCAGGGCCAGTGCCGAGTTCTCTGTCAG CTGTAGCCTGAGCTCTGAGCAGGTGAGGACCCTCTACAGGACCGGAGGGCTGGAAGCTCATGAGTCCACTGACATCATCTTCATGGAATCGCGG AGAGTGCGCCGCCTGCAGGAGGAAGCCGAAGCCTGGGCTGAGCTCTGCCCCTCGGCCAAGGGTGCCATCCTCCTCCACAACCTGGTCCAGGCCAGGACGTCCTGA
- the NUDT22 gene encoding uridine diphosphate glucose pyrophosphatase NUDT22 isoform X3 yields the protein MDPEVSLLLQCPLGGLSEEQVRAELSPAYDRRPLPGGDDPITATWNARRQAQPWLFDAPKFRLHSASLGSPDPGGPCLKLLMGLTSYRDFLGTNWAGSAGRLRCQGKADWGDAQAYLADPLGVGAMLGTSDGCFVFLRRSLKVAEAPGLIDVPGGHPEPQALFPGESPRHEDLPEDLVVRELFSSILQEIRDEVNLPLSALSRPLLLGIARNETSAGRASAEFSVSCSLSSEQVRTLYRTGGLEAHESTDIIFMESRVRAERQDAWVPGWCWEAEQESAPPAGGSRSLG from the exons ATGGATCCCGAGGTCTCCCTGCTTCTCCAGTGCCCGCTGGGAGGACTTTCTGAGGAGCAGGTGCGGGCAGAGTTGAGCCCAGCTTATGACCGGCGTCCACTGCCTGGAGGGGACGACCCCATCACTGCCACCTGGAATGCCCGCAGGCAGGCCCAGCCCTGGCTCTTTGATGCTCCCAAGTTTCGACTGCATTCAGCATCCCTGGGGTCCCCTGACCCAGGGGGGCCCTGCCTGAAGTTGCTTATGGGGCTCACCTCTTACCGAGACTTCCTAGGCACCAACTGGGCTGGCTCAGCCGGCAGGTTGAGGTGCCAGGGGAAGGCTGACTGGGGGGATGCCCAGGCCTACTTGGCAGACCCACTGGGCGTGGGTGCCATGCTGGGCACATCGGATGGCTGTTTTGTCTTCCTACGCCGGTCTCTGAAGGTGGCTGAGGCCCCTGGGCTGATCGATGTGCCAGGGGGGCACCCTGAGCCTCAG GCTCTGTTTCCCGGGGAGAGCCCGCGGCACGAGGACCTGCCCGAGGACCTGGTTGTCCGGGAGTTGTTTTCCTCCATCCTGCAGGAGATCCGGGATGAG GTGAATCTGCCCTTGTCTGCTTTGAGCCGTCCCCTCCTTCTGGGCATCGCCCGAAACGAGACCAGCGCGGGCAGGGCCAGTGCCGAGTTCTCTGTCAG CTGTAGCCTGAGCTCTGAGCAGGTGAGGACCCTCTACAGGACCGGAGGGCTGGAAGCTCATGAGTCCACTGACATCATCTTCATGGAATCGCGGGTGAGAGCTGAGAGGCAGGACGCCTGGGTCCCTGGCTGGTGCTGGGAGGCAGAACAAG AGAGTGCGCCGCCTGCAGGAGGAAGCCGAAGCCTGGGCTGA
- the NUDT22 gene encoding uridine diphosphate glucose pyrophosphatase NUDT22 isoform X1: MDPEVSLLLQCPLGGLSEEQVRAELSPAYDRRPLPGGDDPITATWNARRQAQPWLFDAPKFRLHSASLGSPDPGGPCLKLLMGLTSYRDFLGTNWAGSAGRLRCQGKADWGDAQAYLADPLGVGAMLGTSDGCFVFLRRSLKVAEAPGLIDVPGGHPEPQALFPGESPRHEDLPEDLVVRELFSSILQEIRDEVNLPLSALSRPLLLGIARNETSAGRASAEFSVSCSLSSEQVRTLYRTGGLEAHESTDIIFMESRVRAERQDAWVPGWCWEAEQGGAGGVTSSQGCRWHLGRERVCPQSHRQEVAALRGHPRPVLCLQGLH, from the exons ATGGATCCCGAGGTCTCCCTGCTTCTCCAGTGCCCGCTGGGAGGACTTTCTGAGGAGCAGGTGCGGGCAGAGTTGAGCCCAGCTTATGACCGGCGTCCACTGCCTGGAGGGGACGACCCCATCACTGCCACCTGGAATGCCCGCAGGCAGGCCCAGCCCTGGCTCTTTGATGCTCCCAAGTTTCGACTGCATTCAGCATCCCTGGGGTCCCCTGACCCAGGGGGGCCCTGCCTGAAGTTGCTTATGGGGCTCACCTCTTACCGAGACTTCCTAGGCACCAACTGGGCTGGCTCAGCCGGCAGGTTGAGGTGCCAGGGGAAGGCTGACTGGGGGGATGCCCAGGCCTACTTGGCAGACCCACTGGGCGTGGGTGCCATGCTGGGCACATCGGATGGCTGTTTTGTCTTCCTACGCCGGTCTCTGAAGGTGGCTGAGGCCCCTGGGCTGATCGATGTGCCAGGGGGGCACCCTGAGCCTCAG GCTCTGTTTCCCGGGGAGAGCCCGCGGCACGAGGACCTGCCCGAGGACCTGGTTGTCCGGGAGTTGTTTTCCTCCATCCTGCAGGAGATCCGGGATGAG GTGAATCTGCCCTTGTCTGCTTTGAGCCGTCCCCTCCTTCTGGGCATCGCCCGAAACGAGACCAGCGCGGGCAGGGCCAGTGCCGAGTTCTCTGTCAG CTGTAGCCTGAGCTCTGAGCAGGTGAGGACCCTCTACAGGACCGGAGGGCTGGAAGCTCATGAGTCCACTGACATCATCTTCATGGAATCGCGGGTGAGAGCTGAGAGGCAGGACGCCTGGGTCCCTGGCTGGTGCTGGGAGGCAGAACAAGGTGGGGCAGGAGGGGTGACATCCAGCCAGGGCTGCAGGTGGCATCTTGGAAGGGAGAGGGTTTGCCCCCAATCCCATAGGCAGGAAGTGGCCGCCCTCCGTGGCCATCCCCGTCCTGTCCTCTGTCTCCAAGGCCTGCACTGA